The Bacillota bacterium nucleotide sequence CCCCATGGCCGGGGTTGGCCTCTTCGGGAGGGTTAACCCTCTAACTGTATTGCATCTCAATAGAAACACCCAGTGCAGAGTGAGGGTGCTTTCCGAAGAGCGCGGGATGAAGGCCTTGGATATTACGACGGGCGCGGGTGAGGATTCCGGCCGAGTGCGAGGGCGAGTGCGAACGCTCCTCGGTTTTCTTTTTGAGGCGAGTGGAGGGCCGGAGGGCTTTTTCAGGGCTTTAGCGGAGGTTTGCGATGCGGCATTTATCGACACGCGCATCCTCTTCTACCACCTCGGCATCGCCGCATCCAGGGCGGACAGGTTTAATTCGGACCTCGGGCGCGCTGGGCTGGTCGCAGACCCCCTGGTGAGGGCGATAACCGGGGCGGCGGTGGTAATGAGCCAGCATAAACCCATATTGCTGGGTGGGCACTCCCTTGTAAACGGGGGGATTCGGATTCTTACGGATATTGTTAAAAAAAGTGGAATCCCGCGTGTATTATAAGGAAGGAATCTCCTGAGATAGATAGAATATCATAAAATGCTATGGAAGACAAGATTAACTCGAAACCCACCGTGACCAGTCTTGAGCTTCAAAATGCCATTCAGGAAGTTCGGGGAGTCTCGACAGCTCGCCTCATGTTAGGACCAAGCGGCGCTATCGAGGAGATCCACGTTCTTGCTACGCAGGAGCGGCCGCCAAAGCAGATCGTGCGTGATATCGAATCTGCGTGCATGGTGCGCTTCGGGGTCAGGCTTGACCGGAGGAAAATCAGCGTGGCGCAGGTGGGCGGGGACGAGAACCTTGAGAAGCTCGGGGCAAGCGGGGTTGACGTCCCCCAGAAACGGATCGAGCTTGAGAGGTTTCGGAGCTCGTTTGAGAGTGGCAATATTAAATTCTATGTGGATCTGAACTACAACGGCCGGGCTGCGAGGGGATACGACTTCGGACCGCCTACTGCGGAAAATAAGCTGAGGCTCCCCGCGAGCGCTACGGCCCACGCCATAGAGGGTTTGCTGGGTGGCGCGTGCTCGTTCGTCCTCGAGGATGTCCAGTTAATTCAGATGCGTCGGGGCATGGCTGTCATTGTCCTGGTTTCGTTTATCTCGCCGGGTGGCGAGGAGCCGATTTCCGGGGTCGCCCTGGTACGGAGGGATGAAGGGGAGGCGGTCGTAAGAGCTGTACTGCACGCCATAAATCGACACATCACAATAACCTACGGTGATGATTAGCTGCACACCGTTAAAAGTCTTGGGGCCAGTCAGCCGGCGAAAGCGGTTAATGACTAGCGGAGCGGACTTTGGCCGCCTGTCGCGGGTGCCGCCGGACATGATGGTGCCTGCGCCAGCGGTCGAAAAGGCCGTCTATGGAGGATTGCGCGATGAAGAACATCGTTAAGGCCATCCTGGCTTTAGCTGCTTTGATCTTGGCCGGAGGAGCAAATTTTTGGTGGTAAACCTGGTGTGAGCCCGGTCACTCGCCGGCGGCTGGCCCCAGGTTGAAGAGGTGAAGGCGAAGGTGCAGGAGGTCTCAATTCACGTTTTGCTCCTCAAGTTGCGGGAAATTATGCTCCATCTCTATTCAATATCAATGGTTTTCCTGGGTGCAGCTATACTTCTGGTTACAGGGTTTAATCTTTCACACGACCTCATACCCCATCTTATATTCTTTGCCATACTCACAGCGTTTGCGGAGCTGCTTCCTGTCTCCTTGCCCCGGGGTGGCGCCGTGACTGTCGGGTTTGCAACCAACTATGCTGCTATCCTGACCCTGGGGTCGGGCGGCGGGGCGTGGGTCGCTGCTGTAGGAGGCATTGTAAACGGGATCAGACGACGCGCATCGGGTATACGATTCGCCTTCAATATAGCTCAGATAGCCATAGCGGCAGCGACGGCAGGGAGGCTCTACCAGATCACGGGCGGCCTAACCGCGATCGCCAGGCCCGTCAACATCCTGCGCGATTATCCTTCTCTACTTGTGTGTACCTTCGCATACTTCCTGGTTAATTCGACCCTGGTGACGGCGTGTATCTCAATCGAGCGGCGGATCCCCTTTTCCCATATCTGGTTTATGAACATCAAATGGGCGTTGACGAGCTACCTCGCGTTGGCCCCGCTGGGTATTCTCATATCGGCCGTTTATGTCTCAGTCGGTGTCGCCGGGACCGTCC carries:
- a CDS encoding HD-GYP domain-containing protein, giving the protein MKAKVQEVSIHVLLLKLREIMLHLYSISMVFLGAAILLVTGFNLSHDLIPHLIFFAILTAFAELLPVSLPRGGAVTVGFATNYAAILTLGSGGGAWVAAVGGIVNGIRRRASGIRFAFNIAQIAIAAATAGRLYQITGGLTAIARPVNILRDYPSLLVCTFAYFLVNSTLVTACISIERRIPFSHIWFMNIKWALTSYLALAPLGILISAVYVSVGVAGTVLFFIPLLLARYSFQQYMNMREVHFGTMRALAAALEAKDEYTRGHSDRVAQYATSIARYMRLPEGEIEKVEYTALLHDIGKIGISEDLLNKIGALTENDFAQLKQHAVIGANILKEVKFLRGASDIVRFHHERFDGKGYPTGLRGTSIPLAARILAVADAYDAMTSERSYRPAFPPEEAIRRLQASAGKQFDAEVVGAFVDILKKQDVAKE